CGCGAGGGCGGGCACGGCCTGGTCGGCATGCGGGAGCGGGTCGCGCTGTTCGGCGGGAGCGTGGAGGCGAGGCCCGTTCCCGGCGGCGGGTTCCAGGTGGTGGCGCGGCTGCCGGTCGGCGATACCGGGGCAGGTCGGGCGGCTTGACGGATTACGCGATGGACGACCAGGTGATTCGCGTGATGCTGGTCGACGACCAGGAGTTGCTGCGCACCGGTTTCCGCATGGTTCTCAGCGCCCAGCCCGGTATCGAGATCGTCGCGGAGGCGGGCAACGGGGCGGCGGCGGTGGAGGCGGTGCGGACGGTCGCCGTGGACGTGGTGCTGATGGACGTGCGGATGCCGGTCATGGACGGGGTGGAGGCGACGCGGCTGATCCGTTCGGTGGCGGAAGGTCCTCGGGTGCTGATCCTGACCACGTTCGATCTGGACGAGTACGCGTTCGCGGCGTTGAAGGCGGGTGCGTCGGGGTTCCTGCTGAAGGATGTGCCGCCCGCCGATCTGGTGAGCGCGATCCAGTCGGTGCACAGCGGGGACGCGGTGGTGGCGCCGAGCACGACGCGGCGGTTGCTGGAGCGTTTCGCGGTGCACCTTCCCTCGGCGGGGGCGGCCGAGCCCGCGGTGCTGTCCGGGTTGACGGCGCGGGAGCGGGAGGTGTTGGTGCTGGTGGCCAGGGGGTTGTCGAACATGGAGATCGCCGGTCGGCTGGAGCTGGCGGAGGCGACGGTCAAGACGCACCTGGGCCGGATACTGGCCAAGCTGAGCCTGAGAGATCGAGCGCAGGTCGTCGTATATGCCTATGAATCAGGGATCGTAACTCCGCATTCGGCCGACTAGCATGATCGTATGACGGACTCTGACGGTCGGCTCCGCGCGTCGCACGCCGACCGTGACGCGGTCATCGAGCAGTTGCGCGTGGCCGCGGGGGAAGGGCGGATCACCCTGGAGGAGCTGGAGGAGCGGATCGAGCGGACGCAGTCCGCCAGGACGTACGCCGATCTGAGGGCTCTCACCGCCGACCTGCCGCTGAACTCGTCGCTCGCCGTGCCGGGCGTCGGAGGCGGGGTCCTGGAGTTGCGGACGAAGCACGGGCATGTGCAGCAGAAGGACTACTGGGTGGTGCCCGCGCGCATCGTGGCGAGTTGCACCTCGGGCAACGTGAAGATCGACTTCACCGAGGCGGTCTGCTCGCACCGCGAGGTGCTGCTGGAGGCGACCTGCGGGATGGGCAACATCCTGGTGATCGTGCCGCGAGGGTGGACCGTGTGGGTCGACTCGCTGACCACGAACATGGGCACGATCAGCAACAAGGCCACCGATCCGGGCCATCCGGACGCGCCGGTGCTACGCGTCACCGGCAAGGTCGGCCTGGGCACCCTGAAGATCAAATACCCGCGAAAGTAGACCCGGGCGGGAGCGAGGGCAGAGGAAGAACCTCCCCGGGAGCGGAATCCCGGTCGCCCCGGCCATCCCGGTCGCCTCGACCATCCCGCCGCCCCGTTATGTCGTCTTCCCGGCCTTCCCGGCCTTCCCTGCCATCCTGCCGCCTCAGCCATCCCGGTCGCCCCGGTTGTCCCGTCGCCCCGGTCACCTCGGCCATCCTGGCCGCGCCCCAGTCACCCCAGTCACTCCGAGCGTCCCGATCGTCCCGGCCGCCTCAGCCGAATGGCCGAGGCGGTGCTACGACGGAGGTCGCGCCCGTCCTTCTCCGGACCCCTCCGCCACCTCGCAAGTCAGGCCTAATGCCTGATGGATCCCCCTCTTCCCGTCAATACCGTTTGGTCCGTCATAACGCCATACGTTGTTGAGGAGAGCTGCCGTGACCATCACCGGAGAGGTCGGCGCGTGGGACGCGCGGGGAAGCGCGGTGCCGGCCGTGACGGCCAGGGGACTCACCAAGGTGTACGGCCGGGGGGACACCGCCGTGCACGCGTTGCGGGGGGTGGACGTCTCCTTCTCGACGGGCGCCTTCACCGCGATCATGGGCCCCTCGGGGTCGGGGAAGTCCACGCTGATGCACTGCCTGGCCGGGCTGGACACGGTGAGCGGCGGGCAGGTGCGCATCGGGGACGTGGAGCTGACCGGGCTCAACGACAGGCAGCTCACCATGCTCCGCCGCGAGCGGATCGGCTTCGTCTTCCAGGCGTTCAACCTGCTGCCGACGCTGACGGCCGAGCAGAACATCCGGCTCCCGCTGGAGATCGCCGGGCGGCTGGCCGACCCCGCGCTGTTCGACCTG
This region of Streptosporangium sp. NBC_01495 genomic DNA includes:
- a CDS encoding DUF1707 SHOCT-like domain-containing protein — its product is MTDSDGRLRASHADRDAVIEQLRVAAGEGRITLEELEERIERTQSARTYADLRALTADLPLNSSLAVPGVGGGVLELRTKHGHVQQKDYWVVPARIVASCTSGNVKIDFTEAVCSHREVLLEATCGMGNILVIVPRGWTVWVDSLTTNMGTISNKATDPGHPDAPVLRVTGKVGLGTLKIKYPRK
- a CDS encoding ABC transporter ATP-binding protein, whose protein sequence is MTITGEVGAWDARGSAVPAVTARGLTKVYGRGDTAVHALRGVDVSFSTGAFTAIMGPSGSGKSTLMHCLAGLDTVSGGQVRIGDVELTGLNDRQLTMLRRERIGFVFQAFNLLPTLTAEQNIRLPLEIAGRLADPALFDLVVETVGLRDRLGHRPSELSGGQQQRVAVARALISRPQVIFADEPTGNLDSRSGAEVLSFLRTSVRELDQTIVMVTHDPVAASYADRVVFLRDGLPVSELTGPTPQSVLDTLMKLEA
- a CDS encoding response regulator transcription factor; the protein is MDDQVIRVMLVDDQELLRTGFRMVLSAQPGIEIVAEAGNGAAAVEAVRTVAVDVVLMDVRMPVMDGVEATRLIRSVAEGPRVLILTTFDLDEYAFAALKAGASGFLLKDVPPADLVSAIQSVHSGDAVVAPSTTRRLLERFAVHLPSAGAAEPAVLSGLTAREREVLVLVARGLSNMEIAGRLELAEATVKTHLGRILAKLSLRDRAQVVVYAYESGIVTPHSAD